The sequence below is a genomic window from Paenibacillus silvisoli.
GCACCTGCTCCGTTACGGGAAAGGCGGAGCCGGGATGGCTCTCGATGAACGGCCCGAGATCGGCCCATCGTTCCGCGACCCATGGCCCGCCATAGAGGATGGCGGCGGCTTCCGAAAACAGCTCGGTGTCGACATAGCGCAAGGGCAGCCCCATCGACTCGACCGCTTGAACCGCGCGAGCCCAAGCCTTTTCATAGGCCGCCGCAAACGGTCCATAAAAAGCCGGCGCGCCAGCAGGCAAACAAACCGAAGCCGGCAGCCGATCTGCGGCAGGGCGCGGAATCGTCCGCGACCAAGGGTCCGTCGCTTCCGCGCCGCGCGCAAATCGATCCACTTCAAGCGCGTCGTCGAGCGAATGCGCGAAGACGGTCACGCAGTCGAGGCTCGCGCAAGCCGGCACGACGCCTTTCGTCGGCCAAGCGCCAAGGCTCGGCTTGTAGCCGACCAAGCCGTTCAGCGCGGCCGGTACGCGGCCCGAGCCTGCCGTATCCGTGCCGAGCGCGAACGCCGCTTGACCGCGCGCGACGGCCACGGCCGAGCCGGAGCTCGAGCCGCCGCTGATCAGCTCGCCGCGCAGCGCGTTATGCGTTTCGCCGTACGGGCTTCTCGTGCCGACAAGCCCTGTGGCGAACTGGTCCAAATTCGCTTTGCCGACGGGGATGGCGCCAGCATCCAAGAGCCGCTGCACGACGACGGCGCTTTCGCCCGGCGTATAAGCGAAGTCTGCGCAGCCGGCCGTTGTCGGCACGCCTGCCAAATCGATATTATCCTTGATGGCGAACGGCACGCCCCACAGAGGGGCATTTTCAGGCGAAATCCCATCCAGCCGTTCCAAATACGGCTCAATTAGAGCCATCGAAGGCGGCGTAATCCAAATGTTCATCGCACGGTCCGCTTCCGCACGGCGAACAACTTCCTCCACGACCGCGCGGGGCGTAATCCGCCCGTCTCCGTAGTGTTCGCGAAGCCATTTTACGGTCAATTCCATAGGCAGCTCTACAACGACATTCATACGACCGACACCTCTCTTTCCCGTTCCTTGACCAGTCCGACGATCAGTTGTCCCGTATGCACCTCGTCGCCTGGCTTGACGAAGATCGAGGATACGAAGCCGTCGCACGGCGCGGTTTGCGAAAACTCCATTTTCATGCTCTCTTCAATAATGAGCGTCTCGCCTTTCTTCACTTCCTGACCCGGCGTCACAAGCACCTTCCAGACGCTGCCCGGCATCGTGCAGCGAACGGCAATCGTACCTTCCGGCAGCTCGTCTTCGGCTGCGGCTTTGCCCGAATCCTGCTCCGATACATATTCGGCGAGCCCGAGCGCCTTCCAGCGCTCCCGCTCCGCCTGGAACGAAGCCTGCTGCATCGTTTGAAAAGCACCCGCGCTGTCCTCGATCGAATCCAGAAACGCCAGGTAGTCGCTCAGCTTAAACGCCGTCTCCGTAATATCCGCCTCGAACCGTCCGCGCGTAAAGTCCTCCCGCAGCTGCAGCAGCTCTTCCGCGCCGACCGGATAAAATTGAATTTGATCGAAGAACCTCAGCAGCCACGGGTGATCCGGACGGAAGCTCGCCGTTTGGCGGTTCAAGTTCCACATTTGAATCGTGCGGCCGACGAATTGATATCCGCCCGGTCCTTCCATGCCATACACGCACATATACGCGCCGCCGATGCCGACCGCATTTTCCGGCGTCCATGTGCGGGCCGGGTTATATTTCGTCGTCACCAGCCGGTGGCGCGGATCGACCGGCGTCGCGACCGGCGCTCCCAAGTAGACATCGCCAAGGCCGAGCACCAAGTAATTCGCTTCATACACGATCTTCTGCACGTCGTCGATCGTATCAAGCCCGTTGATCCGGCGGATGAACTCCAAATTGCTCGGACACCACGGCGCGTCCGGCCGAACGTTTTGCTGGTAGCGCTCGATGGCCAGCTGCGTTGCGGGATCGTCCCAGGACAACGGCAGCCGAACGATGCGCGAAGGGACGGAAATCGACTCCAGCGGAGGCAAGCTGCCGTCCAGCTCGAGGATTCGCTCGCAAGCCTCGCGAACCGTCGTATGCTTCGAATCGATATGCACTTGCAGCGAGCGAATGCCCGGCGTTAAATCGAGCACCGGAATGACGCCGCTCTCATGAATCGCCTCCATGAGCGCATGCACTTGGAAACGAAGCAGCAAATCCAGCTCCATCGCCCCATACTCCACCAAAACGTTCTCGTCGCCGCTGCACCGGACCGTGATCGGGAATCTGCGGCCGTCCGACTCTTGCGCGAGCAGCGGATAATCCGGCGTCAGCAACGACTCCGTATCCGGCAGCGCGATCGGCGTAAGCTCGCTCCACGATGCCGAGCCGATCGCGTCGAGATTGCGATTTTGCTCTTGGCGCAGCCGGTCCGCTTCCTCGAGCGAGAGCAGCCGGAAGCGCACCTCGTCGCCGGGATGCAGCTGCCCGAGCTTCCAAAATTCCGCCGACGCCGTCGTCACCGGACAAACGAAGCCGCCGAGACTCGGGCCGTCCGGTCCGAGCAGAATCGGCATATCCCCCGTCAGGTCAAGCGTGCCGATCGCATACGCATTGTCATGGATGTTGGACGGATGCAAGCCGGCTTGGCCGCCGTCCTCCCTCGCCCAATGCGGCGCGGGTCCGATGAGCCGGACGCCGGTCCGCGAGCTGTTGAAGTGAACCTCGAAGCTCGTTTCCGCCAGCTCCTTCAAATAAGAAGGCTTCAAATATTCGCCGGTGCAGTGCGGACCCGGAATGACGCCGATCGTCCACGACCGCGTCATCGCCGGACGATCGCGCTCTTGCAGCCGAACATCCATAACCGCCGGCGGCTCAACAACGTTGCAATGATTGACGCCGAGCACGTCGCCAGCCCGAAGCGCGCGTCCGCCATGCCCGCCGAAGTTGCCGAGCGTGAAGGTCGACGAGCTGCCGAGAATGCGAGGCATATCGAAGCCGCCGCGCACAAGCAAATAGCCGCGCATGCCCTCTTTGGCCTCCCCATAGCTCAGCACCTGACCTTTGCGAACCAATAGAGGCTGATACATGGGCACTGCTTCTTCTTCCAGAGAAGCTTCCATATCCGCTCCGGTAAGACAGATCCACATATCGTCCCGGAACTTATAGGCGCCGCCGCGCAGCGTCAGCTCAAGGCCAGCGGCATCGTCCGCATTGCCGAGCAGCTTATTGCCGATCCGGAACGACAGCGGATCCATCGGACCGCAAGGCGGCACGCCGACATCCCAATGCCCCGTCCGTCCCGGCCAATCCTGCACGGTTGATTGCACGCCGCCATCTATGACCTCGATCGCATGCTCCGCAGGCTCGAAGCCGTTCAGCAGCTGCGTATATACATTGCCGCTCACGCAGTCATCGTGGCTTAGCAACGCTCTTACATATTGCAAGTTCGTCGTCACGCCATACAGCCGCGTTTCCTCCAGCGCCAAGCTCAGCTTCGCGATCGCTTCCTCCCGGTCCGCTCCGTGAACGATGATCTTGGCCAGCATCGGATCGTACAGCGTCGTTACCGTAATGCCGTCTCTGACCCACGATTCGATACGGGCGTTCGGCGTAAACTTCACTTGATCCAGCTTGCCCGCGCTCGGACGGAATTGCTGGAGACAGTCCTCCGCATAAATCCGCGCCTGTATGCTGTGGCCAACCGCCGGTTTCACGAGCGATTCGAGCCCGGTCAGCTCGTCGGCCGCTTCGCGCACCATCCACTCGACCAGATCGACGCCGAGCACTTCTTCCGTCACGCCATGCTCCACTTGAAGCCGCGTATTCACCTCGAGAAAATAAAACGCGCACGTCTCCGGATCATACAAATATTCGATCGTGCCCGCGCTGCGATATCCGACCTCCGAAGCGAGCCGCTTCGAAGCGGCAAACATCGCCTGCCGCACCTCTTCCGGCAAATTCGGCGCCGGACTCTCTTCGATGACCTTCTGATTACGCCGCTGGATCGAGCAGTCCCGCTCTCCGAGCGTCACGACCTCGCCGAAGCCGTTGCCGAAAATTTGCACTTCGACGTGGCGCGCTTTGGCGATATATTTTTCGAGGAATATACCCCCGTTCTTAAAGTTCGTCTCCGCCAAATACCGGACGCCGTCAAACGCCGCGCGCAGCGCCGCCTCATCCGCGCAGACGCGCATCCCGATGCCCCCGCCGCCGGCCGTGCTCTTCAGGATGACCGGGTAGCCGATCGCTGCCGCCTGCGCCAACGCTTCGTCCAGCTCCGAAATCAGCGCGGTTCCCGGCAGCATCGGCACGCCGGCACGTTCGGCGATCTCGCGAGCGGAATGCTTCAGGCCGAACATCTCCATCTGCTCCGGCGTCGGTCCGATGAAGACGATCCCCTTCTCGCGGCAGGCTCTCGCGAAAGCGGCATTTTCGCTGAGGAAGCCGTAGCCGGGATGAATCGCTTCCGCGCCTGTGTCGATCGCGGTTTGCAGAATGCGCTTCACGTCCAAATAGCTTTCTTTTGCAGGTCCAACGCCGATCAATACGGCTTCGTCGGCTCCGTCGACATGCAGACTGTCTTGGTCGGCTTGCGTATACACGGCAACCGATCCGATTCCCAGCTTCCGAAGCGTACGCTCGATTCGAACGGCAATGGCGCCGCGGTTGGCAATGAGTACTTTTTTGAACATGGTCATGGTCGTTCCCTCCCGGTTCATCTCTCTCTATCTATGGATTCCAGATCAGCACCCGAATCGGAGTCGGATTATAGGCATTGCACGGGTTGTTAAGCTGCGGGCAGTTGCTGATTAGAACCGTCGTGCGGCAAATCGATTCCAGCTCTACGTAGCAGCCCGGCGCGGATACACCGTCGGCAAATCGCAAGCCGCCATCCGGCGTGACCGGCACGTTCATGAAGAAGTTCACGTTCGGCGCAAGGTCCCGCTTCGTATACCCTCCGTCACGCTTCGCCAGCTGCAGCATGAACGTATCGCGGCAGTTGTGCATCTGCAGCTTCTCGTGCGCGTATCGCACCGTATTGCTTTGCGCGGAGCACGAACCGCCAACCGTGTCATGACGGCCGCAGGTGTCGGCCACGATCTTGAGCAGCTCCTTGCCGGATTCCGCGCGCAGCACGGAGCCGGTCGTCAAGTAGATATTGCCTTGCCCGGCGATCGTCGCGACGGCGCTGTAATGATCCTCCGGGTTATCCGCATCGAAGAACAGCGTATCCGCCGCTTGATTCCCTTCCAGATCCACGATCCGCAGCACTTGGCCGGGCTCCAGCTCCTTCATCCAGCCGTCACCGGCAAGCACGATTTCATCGCTAATCGCCGTATCGGGCGAAAGCTTACTTTCAATTCGGTTAAAAGCCGTCATAGTCTGACTCCTCCTCGTCTTTCGTTGTAATCAATCATTCGTGTCCTAACGACCAGAGAGCAAGTCATATTCAGCCGTATTTTCGAAAGCTCTTCGGTTCTCGGATCTGAAATGGAAGCAGTAATCGGTCGCCGGATCGAAGCCCGGAGCAGCTGTAATGTCAAGCTGAACGGCCGCCGCCGGATATTCCGGGCTCGGATTAAGCGGATTCGGCGTATTCGACAACACGAGCAGCACATCCATATCCGTTCTCAGCGTTACGGCAGCGCCTTCCTTGCAATGAGCGGCGTCATAGATCATCCGGCCTTCGTCATCGCAGAACACTTTCGTGAACAGATTCACGACAGGTCCCATATCGCGCACGCCAAGACCGTTGCGAACGAGCTCCACCGCGAAATTTTCGTAGCCGCTTCGCAGCCACTCATTCCGTTTCTCCTGATAGCGCGTGGGACCGTACTTGGCGTCCGTCGCTTCCCGAGTCGTAAAGCCGGTGATCGTGTCATGCCAGCCCAGCTCATCCTCGACGATGCTGGCCAGCACCCGGCCGTTGTCGCTCATCAGCACGTTGCCGCGCGTTAGATGCGCCGTATATTGGGCTTTCAGCGTATCCGGCATATTGTAGCGCTCCGTCAGATCATTCGCGTTGAACAGCATGAGGGACAAATTGGCGTTCGGCGCGAGCGCCGTGAACCGCAGCAGCTTTCCTTTGCCGATGATGCCGGACCATTTGTCCCCGGCACCGATCGTTTTGCTCCATAAACTCGTCATAGAGAGGCCTCCTTAAAGATGATCTGGATAAAATAAAAAAGCCGGGAGAATGAGATCTCCCAGGCTTTTATCCTTCCGTGTTATGCGGCCGAGCCGCACACCGTCTCTCGGACCAGACTTGATGAAAGCATTGCTCACCAACGGAACCCTAGACAGTTGTTCGTCCTCAAATACCTTACATGAGAACCGATATGCAATTGTTAAAACCTGCTATTGATACGTATTATAGGTGCGGCATTTGAAAAGTGTCAACACTTATGTCAGGTTTTATTACATTAACGTTCGTTAGGCACAATCAAAAAACAAACAAAAACGCCTCCCTCTTATGCGAAACCCGCACAAGCAAGAGGCGATAAGCGATGCGAATTAACGTTTCGGCAGCGACTTCACATACCGGTCCGAGACGTCCATCAGCTTCATGATATAGTCGTAATCTTTGCGATACGGCGTCAGATCCGTGACCGGCTCAAGCGTCCGGATATTGATAGCCGTACCGTCCTCGAAGCCTTTCCCCGGCACGAACAAAATATCGTCATTATAGAACGAGCCCGTCGGCAAGTAATATCTCGTGCCAAGCACGTTCCGGTCGATGTTAAGCAGATCGCGGCCGAATGCGGTAAACCGTTCATCCGCAAACGAAATGCCAAGCAAATTCGCCACCGTCGGCATAATATCCAGCTGTCCGCCGACCCGCTCCACAACATTGCCCTTCGTCTCGCCCGGCGTATGAATGATCAGCGGGATATTGAACCTGGACACCTGCGGATCGTACTTGATGCCGAGCGTCTTCTTGATGAACGCCGGGTCGTTATCGTTCGGCTGCAGGCCGAAATGATCGCCGTACAGCACAAGCACGGTATTATCCCACTGGCCGGCCGCTTTCAGGCGGTCGATCAATGTTCCGATCGCATAGTCGGTGTAGTTAATGCCGAGCAAGTAATTGCCGAGCTGCGTCCCTTCGAGCTCCGCAGGGAGCTCCATTCGCATCCGATCCTTCGGCACCTCGAACGGGAAGTGGCTGGATACGGTGACGAACTGGCCGTAGAACGGCTTCGTGCCTCCGCTTACCTCCTGCAGCTTTTCGACGCCGACCCGGTACAGCTCTTCATCGGATGCGCCGAAGCTGTTGAAATGATCGTTTTTGAAATTAGGCTTGTCAAAATAATGATCAAACCCGAGCGCCGCGTACAGCTTGTTGCGGTCCCAGAACGTCACGTCGTTGACATGAAACGTGCTCGCGACATAGCCGTTCTTCTCCAGCAGCTTCGGCAAGCTCGGGATGTCCCGGTCACCGTAGCCGGTCGACATGGCCATCTTCGCCGTCGGGTAGATCGACGTGTTGGACATAAATTCCGCGTCGGACGTATTGCCTTGTCCGATTTGCTGGTAAATGTGCGGGAAATAGTAGCTCTCATCCGCCAGCTTGTTCAGCACCGGCGTAATCTCCTGCCCGCCCAGCTTCAGGTGGATCGGGAAATTTTGAAATGCCTCCATCTGGATGACGATCAGATTTTTCCCTTTCGCCGATCCGAAGTAGGCCGGCACGCCGCCGGGGCTGTCTTGATACGGATAAGTCGCCTGCAGATCAGACGCTTCCTTCGCCAGCTCGACCGGGTCGCCTTCGGCCGCCACGCCGTTATCCTTGGCCGCTTTGATCGCCGCGGCCACTTGATAGTTCAAGAAGCCTTCCTGCTCCGCCTCGACGAGCTCGTTCTCGATCGGCATGCCGACTTGAATGACCCTTGCCGAAATCGCGAAGCCTAAAATGAAGACGACCGTGATGACGACGCGGTACATCGGCGCCGTTCTCGGCACGCCGGCAAACCCGTCGCGCGAACGCCGCGACCGTATCAACAGCATGATCGCCGCGATGATAATGCCAACGACCACATCGGCGAAGAACAAGTAATGGCCGACTTGAA
It includes:
- a CDS encoding LTA synthase family protein, with amino-acid sequence MQQRKELLSLNRGGKSRIPLYYIAIVLFLAKMLLLRHFLFHSIDYSRIVADIGAILVLLSAVELVTPAKLRAAVYGIVNVIYSFALFSSAVYFEHFGTVPTYTALYELHQVTKIQSSVESTIQVGHYLFFADVVVGIIIAAIMLLIRSRRSRDGFAGVPRTAPMYRVVITVVFILGFAISARVIQVGMPIENELVEAEQEGFLNYQVAAAIKAAKDNGVAAEGDPVELAKEASDLQATYPYQDSPGGVPAYFGSAKGKNLIVIQMEAFQNFPIHLKLGGQEITPVLNKLADESYYFPHIYQQIGQGNTSDAEFMSNTSIYPTAKMAMSTGYGDRDIPSLPKLLEKNGYVASTFHVNDVTFWDRNKLYAALGFDHYFDKPNFKNDHFNSFGASDEELYRVGVEKLQEVSGGTKPFYGQFVTVSSHFPFEVPKDRMRMELPAELEGTQLGNYLLGINYTDYAIGTLIDRLKAAGQWDNTVLVLYGDHFGLQPNDNDPAFIKKTLGIKYDPQVSRFNIPLIIHTPGETKGNVVERVGGQLDIMPTVANLLGISFADERFTAFGRDLLNIDRNVLGTRYYLPTGSFYNDDILFVPGKGFEDGTAINIRTLEPVTDLTPYRKDYDYIMKLMDVSDRYVKSLPKR
- the atzF gene encoding allophanate hydrolase; protein product: MNVVVELPMELTVKWLREHYGDGRITPRAVVEEVVRRAEADRAMNIWITPPSMALIEPYLERLDGISPENAPLWGVPFAIKDNIDLAGVPTTAGCADFAYTPGESAVVVQRLLDAGAIPVGKANLDQFATGLVGTRSPYGETHNALRGELISGGSSSGSAVAVARGQAAFALGTDTAGSGRVPAALNGLVGYKPSLGAWPTKGVVPACASLDCVTVFAHSLDDALEVDRFARGAEATDPWSRTIPRPAADRLPASVCLPAGAPAFYGPFAAAYEKAWARAVQAVESMGLPLRYVDTELFSEAAAILYGGPWVAERWADLGPFIESHPGSAFPVTEQVLRTGASPAHTAASVFQAAHKLQRFKLEAKRLLKDAVLVLPTCGGTWSRDEVRDNPIGANSDMGRYTNHCNLLDLAAVAVQAGLAEEKLPFGVTLFAASEHESLLCGAARRFVAVFGGAGGDAIAVNAGSELVKAASPATTLVAVCGLHMRGFPLEKQMEACGAVFVREDVSAAKYRLVKLPTTPAKPGMIKQKQGGAAIALELWEMPLAAFGGFAASIPAPLGIGKVELGDGTEVPGFICEAYAAAELGAEDITVYGSWRNAVGSVR
- a CDS encoding urea amidolyase associated protein UAAP1, producing the protein MTSLWSKTIGAGDKWSGIIGKGKLLRFTALAPNANLSLMLFNANDLTERYNMPDTLKAQYTAHLTRGNVLMSDNGRVLASIVEDELGWHDTITGFTTREATDAKYGPTRYQEKRNEWLRSGYENFAVELVRNGLGVRDMGPVVNLFTKVFCDDEGRMIYDAAHCKEGAAVTLRTDMDVLLVLSNTPNPLNPSPEYPAAAVQLDITAAPGFDPATDYCFHFRSENRRAFENTAEYDLLSGR
- the uca gene encoding urea carboxylase codes for the protein MFKKVLIANRGAIAVRIERTLRKLGIGSVAVYTQADQDSLHVDGADEAVLIGVGPAKESYLDVKRILQTAIDTGAEAIHPGYGFLSENAAFARACREKGIVFIGPTPEQMEMFGLKHSAREIAERAGVPMLPGTALISELDEALAQAAAIGYPVILKSTAGGGGIGMRVCADEAALRAAFDGVRYLAETNFKNGGIFLEKYIAKARHVEVQIFGNGFGEVVTLGERDCSIQRRNQKVIEESPAPNLPEEVRQAMFAASKRLASEVGYRSAGTIEYLYDPETCAFYFLEVNTRLQVEHGVTEEVLGVDLVEWMVREAADELTGLESLVKPAVGHSIQARIYAEDCLQQFRPSAGKLDQVKFTPNARIESWVRDGITVTTLYDPMLAKIIVHGADREEAIAKLSLALEETRLYGVTTNLQYVRALLSHDDCVSGNVYTQLLNGFEPAEHAIEVIDGGVQSTVQDWPGRTGHWDVGVPPCGPMDPLSFRIGNKLLGNADDAAGLELTLRGGAYKFRDDMWICLTGADMEASLEEEAVPMYQPLLVRKGQVLSYGEAKEGMRGYLLVRGGFDMPRILGSSSTFTLGNFGGHGGRALRAGDVLGVNHCNVVEPPAVMDVRLQERDRPAMTRSWTIGVIPGPHCTGEYLKPSYLKELAETSFEVHFNSSRTGVRLIGPAPHWAREDGGQAGLHPSNIHDNAYAIGTLDLTGDMPILLGPDGPSLGGFVCPVTTASAEFWKLGQLHPGDEVRFRLLSLEEADRLRQEQNRNLDAIGSASWSELTPIALPDTESLLTPDYPLLAQESDGRRFPITVRCSGDENVLVEYGAMELDLLLRFQVHALMEAIHESGVIPVLDLTPGIRSLQVHIDSKHTTVREACERILELDGSLPPLESISVPSRIVRLPLSWDDPATQLAIERYQQNVRPDAPWCPSNLEFIRRINGLDTIDDVQKIVYEANYLVLGLGDVYLGAPVATPVDPRHRLVTTKYNPARTWTPENAVGIGGAYMCVYGMEGPGGYQFVGRTIQMWNLNRQTASFRPDHPWLLRFFDQIQFYPVGAEELLQLREDFTRGRFEADITETAFKLSDYLAFLDSIEDSAGAFQTMQQASFQAERERWKALGLAEYVSEQDSGKAAAEDELPEGTIAVRCTMPGSVWKVLVTPGQEVKKGETLIIEESMKMEFSQTAPCDGFVSSIFVKPGDEVHTGQLIVGLVKEREREVSVV
- a CDS encoding urea amidolyase associated protein UAAP2, encoding MTAFNRIESKLSPDTAISDEIVLAGDGWMKELEPGQVLRIVDLEGNQAADTLFFDADNPEDHYSAVATIAGQGNIYLTTGSVLRAESGKELLKIVADTCGRHDTVGGSCSAQSNTVRYAHEKLQMHNCRDTFMLQLAKRDGGYTKRDLAPNVNFFMNVPVTPDGGLRFADGVSAPGCYVELESICRTTVLISNCPQLNNPCNAYNPTPIRVLIWNP